From the genome of Leptodactylus fuscus isolate aLepFus1 chromosome 1, aLepFus1.hap2, whole genome shotgun sequence, one region includes:
- the LOC142191978 gene encoding uncharacterized protein LOC142191978 → MPSCIIKGCVNPMNRKDPNIRMHSFPKQLDRIRQWLQQAPDHFPNLEEWVQKVFDKKKNNGYRLCSQHFSYDCYEYLYGRKNLRADALPTIFPSVPKPEDDYITVTIGEDNQTVARKRKRVKKPCTSEFTPNAIDSSNISLLAERTQVGNTLMVQLPVVPMILLPEQQPCSPHKPVIMVDKATNTDFYWNKEKSTFVLDTRFIPKKNVGSQTFKPKRKQRGVSCKILTDSTKIGFFNPEENKAKSTTAECHQVGGEALPNSEELLNVSQIKQEVEDVMDTSDLEGVQDHTMDNSFIPVGLEVCDLKMEEDPEECDIKTEEDPEECHMPVTPIQFPCEKTLWTENISLSHDIKKEEDPEECYLPVAPIQFPKTPLLDSPIATETCRATGSHSDQTSNPQSGVHSTNYIQMPNPSPLIQQPSPSRPKLNLSHEKTLSPETISPSPDDTEEEEDPEDESFLPVDVEVEEEDDHDEDIEPLPDDLVEGSDDDDFEKINPDTTDPVNEPKFIVFRSCLEEIISLVPCQYRTTCAAKLTELRIRPLGSAINVDVKCVKGHVQELWTSQPRLKRIPIGNLMLSSAIELSDVHFKKLKALFDFLNIFMISKSTYYRQPKYGFAEIQDQWDLERGQISSLGQRPECLAGDGQSDSL, encoded by the coding sequence ATGCCGTCCTGTATCATCAAAGGATGTGTAAATCCTATGAACCGTAAGGATCCCAACATTAGAATGCATTCCTTTCCGAAACAATTGGATCGTATAAGGCAATGGCTTCAGCAAGCACCTGATCATTTTCCAAATCTCGAGGAATGGGTTCAAAAAGTATtcgataagaaaaaaaacaacgggTATCGCTTGTGCTCACAGCACTTCAGTTATGATTGCTATGAATATCTATATGGCAGAAAAAATCTGCGGGCTGATGCCTTGCCGACAATATTTCCAAGTGTTCCAAAACCTGAAGATGATTACATCACAGTGACTATTGGTGAAGACAACCAAACAGTTGCGCGCAAACGTAAGCGTGTTAAAAAGCCTTGTACATCTGAATTTACTCCGAATGCCATTGATTCCAGTAACATTAGTTTATTAGCGGAGAGGACACAAGTTGGAAATACACTTATGGTTCAGTTACCAGTTGTACCAATGATATTACTACCTGAACAACAGCCATGCTCACCACATAAGCCAGTAATAATGGTGGACAAAGCGACCAACACTGATTTCTACTGGAACAAGGAGAAGAGTACATTTGTGTTGGATACACGTTTTATCCCAAAGAAAAATGTTGGTTCTCAAACTTTTAAGCCCAAAAGGAAGCAGAGAGGCGTCTCATGCAAAATATTGACCGATTCTACCAAGATTGGCTTCTTCAACCCTGAAGAAAACAAAGCGAAAAGCACCACTGCTGAGTGTCATCAGGTGGGTGGTGAGGCATTGCCAAATTCAGAAGAACTTCTCAATGTTTCACAGATTAAGCAGGAGGTGGAGGATGTAATGGATACGTCTGATCTTGAAGGAGTACAAGACCACACTATGGATAATAGTTTTATACCTGTGGGCCTCGAAGTATGTGACTTAAAGATGGAAGAGGACCCAGAAGAATGTGACATAAAGACGGAAGAGGACCCAGAAGAATGCCACATGCCCGTAACACCAATTCAATTTCCTTGTGAAAAAACACTTTGGACTGAAAATATTTCACTAAGTCATGATATAAAAAAGGAAGAGGACCCAGAAGAATGTTACTTGCCTGTGGCACCAATTCAATTTCCTAAAACTCCTCTTTTGGATTCGCCAATTGCCACAGAAACATGTCGTGCTACCGGCTCACATTCTGATCAAACGTCCAACCCACAAAGCGGCGTGCATTCAACAAACTACATTCAAATGCCAAACCCGTCTCCTTTGATTCAACAGCCTTCGCCATCTCGTCCAAAACTCAACTTATCTCATGAAAAAACACTTAGTCCTGAGACTATTTCACCAAGTCCTGATGacacagaggaggaagaggacccAGAGGATGAAAGTTTCCTACCTGTGGATGTTGAGGTTGAGGAAGAAGATGACCATGATGAAGATATAGAACCCCTCCCGGATGATCTTGTAGAAGGTTCAGACGATGACGATTTTGAAAAAATTAACCCTGACACCACGGATCCAGTGAATGAACCAAAATTTATAGTTTTTCGGAGCTGCTTAGAAGAGATCATTTCTCTAGTACCATGTCAGTATAGGACAACGTGCGCAGCAAAACTGACTGAGCTTCGTATCCGACCACTTGGGTCGGCCATCAATGTCGATGTCAAATGTGTCAAGGGACATGTTCAAGAACTGTGGACTAGTCAGCCTAGATTAAAGCGGATTCCTATTGGAAATCTTATGCTGTCGAGTGCTATAGAATTAAGCGACGTTCACTTTAAGAAACTAAAAGCTTTGTTTGACTTCCTCAATATATTCATGATTTCAAAATCGACTTATTATCGTCAACCTAAATATGGTTTTGCCGAGATTCAGGATCAATGGGATTTGGAACGAGGACAAATATCATCTTTGGGTCAACGTCCTgaatgcttggcgggggatgggCAATCGGACAGCCTTTGA